A region of Argentina anserina chromosome 5, drPotAnse1.1, whole genome shotgun sequence DNA encodes the following proteins:
- the LOC126794468 gene encoding uncharacterized protein LOC126794468: protein MDPCPFVRVTVANLALKIPLASKPARTVVHPSSSPCFCKIKLNNLPLQTAVVPCLPPDTQTLDANTGHGVLAATFHLSKSDLDRVASKSIFSGKLCLKIAIYTGRRGTTCGVSSGRLLGRVSVPLHLAGTESKPSVFQNGWVSVGKKSSGAQITQFHLNVRAEPDPRFVFQFDGEPECSPQVFQIQGNIRQPVFTCKFSFRTTGGDRTQRSRSLQSDQGGSRSWLSSFGSERERPGKERKGWSVTVHDLSGSPVAAASMVTPFVASPGSDRVSRSNPGSWLILRPGDGTWQPWGRLEAWRERGGADGLGYRFELIPDSNGGMSAGGIVLAESTLSLNKGGKFVLDLGSNSGSGQRGGAPVVPNSPAVSPKSSGDFGYGLWPYCLYRGFVMSARVEGEGRCSKPTVEVSVQHVSCTEDAAAYVALAAAVDLCMDACRLFSQRLRKELCLPSDLQG, encoded by the exons ATGGATCCATGCCCATTCGTGCGAGTCACAGTGGCCAATTTGGCTCTCAAAATCCCCCTCGCTTCGAAACCCGCCCGCACCGTCGTCCACCCTTCCTCCTCCCCATGCTTCTGCAAGATCAAGCTCAACAACCTCCCCCTCCAGACCGCCGTCGTTCCCTGCCTCCCACCGGACACACAGACCCTGGACGCCAACACCGGCCACGGAGTGTTGGCCGCTACTTTCCACCTCAGCAAGTCCGATCTGGACCGGGTCGCGTCCAAGTCCATCTTCTCCGGGAAACTCTGCCTCAAAATCGCCATCTACACCGGCCGAAGGGGCACCACCTGTGGGGTTAGCTCCGGGAGGCTTCTGGGCCGGGTTTCCGTCCCTTTGCATCTGGCGGGAACCGAGTCCAAGCCCAGTGTGTTCCAAAACGGGTGGGTCTCCGTCGGTAAGAAAAGCTCCGGTGCTCAGATTACGCAGTTTCATTTGAATGTCAGGGCCGAACCCGACCCGAGATTCGTGTTTCAGTTCGACGGCGAGCCCGAGTGTAGTCCTCAAGTGTTTCAGATTCAAGGTAACATTCGGCAGCCTGTCTTCACCTGCAAATTCAGCTTCCGAACCACCGGCGGTGATCGAACCCAGAGATCCAG GTCACTACAGTCCGACCAGGGTGGCTCCAGAAGCTGGCTGAGCTCGTTCGGGAGTGAGAGAGAGCGACCCGGGAAGGAGCGTAAAGGCTGGTCCGTAACGGTCCACGACTTATCCGGGTCGCCGGTGGCGGCGGCATCAATGGTCACGCCCTTTGTGGCCTCACCGGGTTCCGACCGGGTCAGCCGCTCCAACCCGGGTTCCTGGCTCATTCTCCGACCCGGAGACGGCACCTGGCAGCCCTGGGGGCGCCTCGAGGCCTGGAGAGAGCGCGGCGGGGCCGATGGGCTGGGATACCGGTTTGAGCTCATACCCGACTCCAACGGTGGTATGAGCGCCGGCGGCATTGTTCTGGCGGAGTCGACTCTGAGTTTAAACAAGGGCGGGAAGTTTGTTCTGGACCTCGGGTCGAATTCCGGGTCGGGTCAGCGCGGCGGGGCTCCGGTGGTGCCGAACTCGCCTGCGGTCAGCCCGAAGAGCAGCGGGGACTTCGGGTATGGGTTGTGGCCATATTGCTTGTACAGGGGGTTTGTGATGTCGGCGCGTGTGGAGGGGGAGGGGAGGTGCAGCAAGCCTACGGTGGAGGTGAGCGTGCAGCACGTGAGCTGCACGGAAGACGCCGCGGCCTACGTGGCGTTAGCTGCCGCCGTGGATCTCTGCATGGACGCTTGCCGGCTCTTCTCGCAGCGGCTGAGGAAAGAGCTCTGCCTGCCGTCGGATTTGCAAGGATGA
- the LOC126795139 gene encoding uncharacterized protein LOC126795139 — MLKSPSRNQRVKGFKVKHAVQILLLVTICIWLVYQLNHSHGKKILEVSSADKISGQVQNEHGLLELGRKGLHPRVEETPVGVESHTEKEESEEELDETKADETEEEGRGGEDEVDGHVQEKSVEESEGVEDLIDEDDTEREEVEETAESDEKGNDLEDQVQIKDTRYSQEAREEQYKGDDASSAVKQNILTISNQIEVGSLRRVKEEEVDSAELIDLREDSKASGEKKR, encoded by the coding sequence ATGTTGAAGTCACCTAGTAGAAACCAGAGGGTAAAAGGCTTCAAGGTGAAGCATGCTGTTCAGATATTGTTGTTGGTTACTATATGCATCTGGCTGGTTTACCAACTGAATCACTCCCATGGTAAAAAAATACTTGAAGTGAGCTCTGCAGACAAGATATCAGGACAAGTGCAAAATGAGCATGGATTACTAGAACTTGGGCGAAAGGGACTCCATCCTCGTGTGGAAGAAACTCCGGTGGGTGTTGAAAGCCATACGGAAAAGGAAGAATCTGAAGAAGAGCTGGATGAGACTAAAGCTGATGAAACTGaggaggaaggaagaggaggtgAAGATGAAGTTGACGGGCATGTTCAAGAGAAATCTGTGGAGGAATCTGAGGGGGTAGAGGATTTGATTGATGAAGATGATACGGAGAGAGAAGAAGTGGAAGAAACTGCAGAGAGTGATGAGAAAGGAAATGATTTAGAGGATCAAGTACAAATTAAAGATACAAGGTATAGCCAAGAGGCAAGAGAGGAGCAATACAAGGGTGATGATGCATCCAGTGCTGTGAAGCAGAACATCCTTACTATAAGCAACCAAATCGAAGTTGGAAGCTTGAGACGAGTGAAGGAAGAGGAGGTAGACAGTGCAGAACTTATTGACTTACGGGAAGATTCTAAAGCCAGTGGTGAAAAAAAGAGGTAA
- the LOC126795281 gene encoding 50S ribosomal protein 6, chloroplastic: MSVSIVMLGPQLVSMPVPLRNPSATASFGLTQMAPPLSGGTGLVIECSSRPQKKATAHHRKTRPRKTAAWDVKRKPTVYDPLPPLPPDWVLLASADDASAADPSSPQGPPTVQ, translated from the coding sequence ATGTCGGTCTCGATTGTGATGTTGGGGCCTCAACTCGTCTCCATGCCTGTCCCTCTCCGCAACCCCTCCGCAACGGCGTCGTTCGGACTCACCCAGATGGCGCCACCACTCTCCGGTGGTACTGGGTTGGTCATAGAATGCTCGTCCAGGCCGCAGAAGAAGGCAACGGCGCACCACCGCAAGACCAGGCCACGCAAGACGGCTGCTTGGGACGTGAAACGTAAGCCCACTGTGTACGATCCTCTGCCGCCTCTCCCTCCCGATTGGGTTTTGCTCGCTTCTGCCGACGATGCTTCTGCTGCAGACCCTTCTTCTCCGCAAGGACCGCCCACTGTTCAGTAG